A window of the Acidobacteriota bacterium genome harbors these coding sequences:
- a CDS encoding S41 family peptidase: MHKQHRNVPSFRLALFTLGLAGAISLNTISFAATPQLAASLDESAERRITSSVVEALTTIEDHYAGELDYNRVNESSVDGMLGVLDPHSHFWTREEFLEFRTRQASVYSGVGATIAPHNGKVYIVSPFENTPAFLAGLRYGDQIIAIDGQTTDGWTSDRVRDNLRGLQGTAVQVTVKRPGVETPITFRVVRNSVNLPSMTNCFMIRPEVGYIGLRREFQSTTGDEVDAALKKLKAQGARSVILDLRGNPGGLLDEAISVANQFLNRGQKILSYKGRTSSGIFRDYNASNADPDSSSLVVMINNGSASASEIVAGAIQDHDRGIIVGENSFGKGLVQTIFQLSNGYGLTLTTAKYFTPSGRLIQRDYANLSRYEYQKQGILGTGARPNDSKDNRFETDTRRIVKGGFGIEPDVKIPPQLLTATQVRLLDATFLFGRLLVTGQIPGFAEYRVNDLNFGHTLNNSEFTVTDALYQQFLKFVRENSKETGGITVAMVTENEEYIRQQLRREVVTAAYGSEVADEIVIAADTQMVRAIEELPNARLLAEKSRKVWLESSQRAPRRFGQ; encoded by the coding sequence ATGCACAAGCAACACCGGAATGTTCCGTCTTTTCGACTTGCCCTGTTTACCCTCGGACTGGCCGGGGCCATTAGTTTAAACACGATTTCTTTCGCCGCGACTCCCCAACTGGCGGCCAGTTTGGATGAATCAGCGGAACGACGAATCACCTCATCGGTTGTGGAGGCATTGACAACGATTGAAGATCACTATGCCGGAGAACTTGATTATAATCGAGTCAACGAAAGCTCAGTTGATGGAATGCTCGGAGTGCTTGATCCACACTCCCATTTCTGGACCCGGGAAGAATTCCTTGAATTTCGAACCCGACAGGCAAGCGTTTATTCCGGTGTTGGGGCAACCATCGCTCCGCATAACGGAAAAGTGTATATTGTCTCCCCGTTTGAAAATACGCCGGCATTTTTGGCCGGCCTCCGATACGGCGATCAGATTATTGCCATTGATGGGCAAACAACTGACGGCTGGACCTCAGATCGGGTCCGCGATAATTTGCGTGGGTTGCAGGGAACTGCGGTCCAGGTCACGGTGAAGCGTCCTGGCGTCGAAACACCGATCACGTTTCGAGTGGTTCGCAATTCAGTCAATCTGCCGTCCATGACCAATTGTTTTATGATTCGTCCCGAGGTTGGGTACATCGGGTTGCGGCGTGAGTTTCAATCCACCACCGGCGATGAAGTTGATGCCGCGCTGAAGAAATTGAAAGCCCAGGGCGCCAGGTCCGTCATTTTGGATTTGCGCGGCAATCCTGGTGGATTACTGGACGAAGCGATATCCGTAGCCAACCAGTTTCTCAATCGTGGCCAAAAGATTCTTTCCTACAAAGGCCGTACCAGCAGCGGAATTTTTCGCGATTACAATGCGTCCAACGCTGATCCGGATAGTTCAAGCCTGGTGGTCATGATCAACAACGGTTCGGCCAGTGCTTCGGAAATTGTCGCGGGTGCCATCCAGGACCACGACCGGGGCATCATCGTTGGTGAAAATAGCTTTGGCAAAGGACTGGTACAGACGATTTTTCAGCTTTCCAATGGCTATGGATTGACCCTGACAACCGCCAAGTACTTCACCCCAAGTGGACGATTGATCCAGCGTGATTACGCAAACCTCTCCCGTTATGAGTACCAAAAACAAGGAATTCTTGGCACGGGAGCTCGTCCGAATGACTCAAAAGACAACCGTTTTGAAACGGATACTCGTCGGATTGTCAAGGGTGGGTTTGGAATTGAGCCGGATGTGAAAATTCCTCCTCAACTGTTAACCGCCACTCAGGTTCGGTTGCTGGATGCCACATTCCTGTTTGGTCGGTTACTGGTGACCGGACAAATTCCTGGATTTGCTGAATACCGGGTCAATGATTTGAACTTTGGTCATACCCTTAACAATTCTGAATTTACCGTCACGGATGCCCTGTATCAGCAGTTTCTGAAGTTTGTTCGTGAAAACTCCAAGGAAACCGGAGGCATCACGGTTGCCATGGTGACGGAAAACGAAGAGTACATTCGCCAGCAATTGCGTCGTGAAGTGGTTACTGCCGCTTATGGTAGTGAGGTGGCCGATGAAATTGTGATTGCGGCTGACACCCAAATGGTTCGGGCGATTGAAGAACTCCCCAACGCCAGACTCCTGGCTGAAAAATCCCGCAAGGTTTGGCTGGAAAGCAGCCAGCGCGCGCCCCGTCGGTTTGGGCAATAG